GCCGAGGTCGGTTCGTCGAACAGCATGATTTTCGGTTTCATGCACAGCGCACGGGCAATCGCCACACGCTGTTGCTGACCGCCGGACAGTTGCCCCGGGAACTTGTGCGCCTGCTCCGGAATGCGTACGCGCTCCAGGTAGTGCATGGCGATTTCCTCGGCCTTGCGCTTGGGCATCTTGCGGACCCACATCGGTGCCAGGGTGCAGTTCTGCAGGATGGTCAGGTGCGGGAACAGGTTGAAGTGCTGGAACACCATGCCGACTTCACGGCGGATCGCTTCGATCTGCTTGAGGTCGTTGGTCAGTTCCACGCCATCGACCACGATGCGGCCCTGCTGGTGCTCTTCCAGGCGGTTGAGGCAGCGGATGGTGGTGGACTTGCCCGAACCCGACGGGCCGCACAGCACGATACGCTCGCCCTGCTTGACGTTCAGGTTGATGTCTTTCAACACGTGGAACTGGCCGTACCACTTGTTCACGCCCTGCATCTGAATAATGCCTTCAGGGCCCACAGGCTGTTTGATTGCTTCGCTCATCGGAAAACTTCCTAAATAGGTAGCGACTTAGCGCTTGTGGCCTGTGTCGAGCTTACGTTCCAGATGCATGGAGTAGCGCGACATACCAAAACAGAAAATCCAGAACACCAGGGCGGCGAACACGTAGCCTTCAGTGGCCATGCCCAGCCATTTCGGGTCGGCGGCGGCTTGCTTGACGCTGTTGAGCAGGTCGAACAGGCCGATGATGATCACCAGGCTAGTGTCCTTGAACAACGC
This DNA window, taken from Pseudomonas sp. MYb118, encodes the following:
- a CDS encoding amino acid ABC transporter ATP-binding protein: MSEAIKQPVGPEGIIQMQGVNKWYGQFHVLKDINLNVKQGERIVLCGPSGSGKSTTIRCLNRLEEHQQGRIVVDGVELTNDLKQIEAIRREVGMVFQHFNLFPHLTILQNCTLAPMWVRKMPKRKAEEIAMHYLERVRIPEQAHKFPGQLSGGQQQRVAIARALCMKPKIMLFDEPTSALDPEMVKEVLDTMIGLAEDGMTMLCVTHEMGFARTVANRVIFMDKGEIVEQAAPNDFFDNPQNDRTKLFLSQILH